ACCCTTTTTGCACTTGTACTTCGAATTTTCTATCTGATTTGCTgtaaaattaatgttaatagaacaCCTTGTTCTGCATCTAGTCGGAGATTGGGCGACTGACATATCATACTCATTTAGCACTAGTGAAAATCAGAAGAGTCCTAATCACTCTTCTCTTAGcacattacaaaaaaaatataaaaatgaaaagcaattaataatagcaataataataatgaattactGATAGTGACCTCGTTTAGGCTCGGTTTCTGTAGCATGAACATCAGTAGGTTTGCTGCAGCACTTCATGCACCCATAGCGGCCAGAACCACCACAGCAACCATACTTGCAGCGGTACTTCGCATCATCGACACTGTTTATTTCCTTCTCTGCACCCACCAGCCATGTAACATGCAAGGTTAACATTTACTTGAATTCTAGAACACATATATACTTACTATTAAACTCTGCGCAATACATGTAATATGGAGACATATATATCAAATCATATGATCAAACTTCTAAAAACTGAAAGGTTGTTCTCTGATTTTGACCTAGTTAGCATTtgaaaaaattccattatttagtgtttttgtttttcttcaaatactaggaaaatatatatagttaCATGCATGTTATTTCAATATCtcaatatatatagatagatggAAAGACTGACAGATAGATAGTCAACTATGAGTCAaactgaggaaaaaaaaaaacaatcaatttgATATTAACCATTTTTCTCATCTAGAGATGTCTCAGCAGACACAGTGGAAGAGATGAGAAGAAAAGCTGCAAGCAGTAGACTGAGGAGAATAAAAGCCTTGGAATTCATTTTCCCAGGAAGGAAGGTTTTGAGAAGGGATATGTGGAATGGAAATGCTAGGCATTCTGAAGCAGTATTTATAGAGGTGGGGGATGATAACCATTCAGGGTGTGTGTCATCTGCCAGCTAACAGCATAGATGGGTCTTGAAGATTATTTTGGCCTGATTTTGGCTCATAGTAGTCAGTTCAAAGTTTTATCctttgaagtttgaaaaaaGCTAGGTGAATGAGAGCTGGGGAAGGACTTAATTGAGGCAAACGGCAAAAGTGGGTTTTGGTAAAGCATAAATAGAAGTGTGACATTTGCTCTTATGTTGTTTTGCTGGTAGTTCACTTGGGTGTTTCAGCATTCTGTCCTCACACATTGACCGCTTGAGGAAAATGTTCGATTTACTGGAAGAGCTTTTCCTACTAACGTAAGtctctataaataaaattagaagtattTATCTTACCATATCTATTTGGGAAAACTATTTGTTGAAAATAGTTGGCATTCTTTTAGACAAtgaatatgagaattatttttctgatttttggaaaaagaataaaaataatgttcagtatgataatttttttcaaaaacagtcttaaaaaatatttcttaaaaacaaattatttttcgaaaacatttcatattatttatcatctttttttaaaaaaaattgaaacatctAATGACTGAGAAGTATAGGACTGCTAGTGTGGCATGGCTCGcgggaaaaatgaaagaaaaaggaaagaataaataaaataaatttaaaattattaaattatttttatatcttttatatttatttaagatattttttttctatataaaaatataagtttctaattaattttaattatatatatatttttatgataaattaaatataaaaaaaaaaacttttttagtattttgaaaGCATACAATCATAGTTAAAGTAGATTGAGAATTGGAAGGACCTAAAATTGGGGCAAGCAAGTTCACTAAGAAGTTTGAGTGAAAAATAGCTACATTCATTCTTAAAAGCTCttagtatatttataaaataaataaataaaagaaaaataaataatttacagcTAGAAGATGATATAATTGCAACTAGACAGAGGTATCAGTGACCATCCTAGGTATTGAGACATTGTAGATCCTTAATATTTGTCCAGCTTTGTGAAGAAAATTGATGTTATCATTCTTCATGTTTGTAGATATGTAACCCTTGACTTTTCATCATTATCAGAGCTTTTGCTTAACTTATGGCCCTTCCCTTCATCTTTGCTACTagtaccaattttttttttctgggaatttaattaataatctttGTAAAGTATTTTTTAGGTATATATTAATGGGAACACTCAGTATGTTATAAAGGAAGCTGGCAGGGTCCCAACGAGTGTGCAAGCTAGCTGTTGAGGTGATGAAATTGGCTAATTGAGGCATGGATAAATgcttaaagaaaatcaaagggAAACCCATTCATTTGCTACCATTCATTTGCATAAAGCCTGCAAAGTAGCAGAGGCAACAggggagaagaagaagacaacCCATGCACCACTTATTCATATATTCCTAATATATTACATAGGGTATTAGACTTGGGTTTAGTTCTCAGGCGTGGGGTTCATTTTTCGTGTTGTCCTGCGCTTCTTCTTGATTAGAGCAGCACTTTACGCAAAATGTTCTGGCCCCCCCGCCCCAAGCACAGCAACCACGTGTACAACTGAGAAAGTTAATTCCTCTTTCATTACCATGGGTTCCTCCTCCATGACCGCCTCCACCATCCTGAGTGCTTGCATCAGCTGCCTGGTTTGCTTTCTCGTCAGCGGCTTCTACTTCAGAAATATATACAACTTGTCTTATACACATATTCTTTGAATTTGATATCTGGGCATACCCCAAAATATTTCTTCTGCTAGTTTACTGAATTCTCaaacttagaaaaataaaaaattattcatggTGCTTTAGCACgtcatttgaaataaatttcctttttgcCCCCTTGTAGTCAATTTCTTGCAaataagagttaaaataagaagaaaaaggaaaaggagctAGAGAGAGACAATGATGCTGACCATTCTTCTCGGCTGACACCATGAAAGAGGTGAGAAGAACAACAGCAAATAGAAGACTAAGGAAAGTAAAAGCCTTGGAGTTCATTTTTCCCGGAATTGAAGGAAGATTTAGAGATTAAGGAATGGAACTGATAGCATGCTGCAGCGGGATTTGTAGGGGTGGGGAGCGCAAGATGATGACTAACTGGTGTGTCATTTACCACATAAAGGCACAGATGACCGACGAAAATTAATTTGGCTGGACTTTAGGCTTTCGTATTCAATTCAAAGTCTTATATGTCTAATGAGAAAGAGCTCATACGAGGCAACCGACAAGAGAGTCTGGCTTAGACCTTAATTAGTTGTTGCCCAAATTACGGTCCTATGTGATGCCGGATGTGGTACCTTGCTTTCATGAactataaaacaaatatatatttgattagCTTGTGAGATAACATATGTTacataaattatgataaataaatttagccCTACTAATTAACCGTCCTTAGCTTTCAATTAACATTTTAATAATGGTTTgaaaacttaattaaaatttagcAACATTTTTATGGGAGAATTATGCTGTAAGGAGTCTATTTGTTGATAATGGGCTAAAAATGCTTATAACTTGTATAATTGATaagaagaatttaaaatatgaaaagatcaaAATACCAAGTAATCATCTCAACtaacatataaaatgaaaagtaaTTGTAGCGAGAATTTGTGGTGCGTATATCAAAACTAGATTTTTTTACTATTGGATTTGCATATTTAATCACGATAATTgatttattggttttttattgaaaaattgaattctaGAGGATACAAATTtagtaataattaagtaatgattttttatattattaaaatatataatttataataaataaaaataatgtattatataattttatctttttttatatcaatattattgaaaaatatataataatagtttttaattttttatcaaccatttaataaaaaattaattcttatgaATTAAGGAAGTTGGGTTTATtttgaattctaattttattatattaaataactaaaatttaagaaaaatcaatttcaatatcCATCAATTAAAAATGCGTTTTGATTTAATGtaattctcataaataaattgaagtagatttttttattcaaaatatttgttcaTTTCATGAAATAAATACGggtaaaaaatttaattttaaaagataaatttcactgtaaaattatttaacaataagaatctttattttataaataggataaatataaaataaaaaaattataaaatttttaaaatgtaggGAAGAGAAGGGCAAggtagggagagagagagagaggagggctgctgattagtttttttaatttaatgttcagggtattttagaaatttttgaaaaataatatcatttatcTCCATTTCTACTCTATTATTTAGATTTTGAGCTCAAATATAGGAGGATCTTGGGCCAATCTCAATTGATCTTAAAGCACAATTCTCCTCTTTTTTTAATCCATGAATTAGGTGGGTGCTTGATTGGTAGATAGATAGAACAAGAGAGAGTTGAAAGTTGAGGTCTAGAAATGAACTACCTTTCATTTGATACAGCTTCATAACATGATCCACAAGCACTAGAAGCGACCAGGCATGAAAGGGAAGACAATACCCTCATGCATCTTATTCATAATTCCCCATACATTACATAGAGTAATATACGTCAGGGTTCAGTTCCCAGCTGGCATGGGATTCTTAATTTTTCTTGTTGTTGAGAGCTTCTTCTGCACTAGAGCAGCACCTTCTGCATATTTTACGAGGACCCCAAGAACAACAGCCATTTTTGCAACCCAGACTCTGAGCGATACGCCCTCTTCTGTTAGTAACATAACCTGATCCATACCCGCAACCCCCCTGAGTGCTTGCATGATCTACCTGGTTTGCTTGCTGATCAGCTGCTTCCAAAGCAAACAGAAATTTTAAACTTGTgttattattctttaaatttgaaaattgagcACACCccaaatacaatatatatatatatgtatccCAAAATATTGTGAACCAAAAGGGAGGTTGAAGGATGGTGATACTAACCATTTTTCTCATCTATAGATGTCTTAGCTGACGCAGCTAAGGAGGTGAGAAGAACAGCTGCCAACAGAAGACAGAGGAGAAGAAAAGGCTTGGAATTCATTTTCAATCAAGTAAAGATTTTGAGAAAAGATGAGATGGGATTACTAGCGTTGATTACTTGAAGCAGTAGTTATAGTGGTGGAGGAGCAGTACTAATAAAGGACAAAAAGAAGTGGGAGAGTTCAAGATGATGACCAGTTGAAGTGGTGTGTGACTTGTCACCTAAAAGCATAGGTGGGTATTGAAGATTAATTTGGTTCCATGCTTCCGCTTCCAGCCAGTGTTGATTTCGAAGTTCTCTTTCCTAGAAAAATAGTTTGAATTTTGAGCAGAGGTTGCTAGGTGGCTGAAGAGGAAGGCTCAAAGGAGGCAAGTGAGAAGTAGGTTAGGAAGTGCTGTCATACTCAATTGACATTGTGAGTTTTGATCTTTTGTTGGCTTGCTCATTAGTCAACTTGGGTTTGTCAGCTTCCCTTCACGTGCCTTTGCCCAAAGGGATATGCTTGGTCTCCTTTTGGACTTATGGCGTTTGCTTTTGGACTTACGAAGCAACTTTTCGCCACCTccatcatttttcctttttctttcagcCATGTGTTGTACTGCATAGACTATAGACCGCACCTTGATAAATATTAAACCCGAAGAAAGATGGTCCGaataaaacaatacaaatttCCACatctaaacaaaaatattagcattttcttttgttcttgtctctatcttcttatttttaatcaatctaCTGTGTCATTCTTGCAAAGggtaaagaaaatggaaagggCAGTAGCAAGACTTTGATCAATCATGATTGGATTATCTAATCTACTCATGATTTCAACAGTTGATGAAAGAAGAATACGAAGAAAATGTCTTTTGCAAACTGCatatgatcattttttttaatgaaattattagCAATTAATTTTATGTTAGTAAGAGTAATTGGTTGAAGTTAATcagaaaattaatattcatgAATATGATAATTAAGATGGGATGATGGTAGTGCAGATTAAGTAGGGGATTAATGTCACATTGTGAGTGTGATTAATTATGGTCAGTTGTTAGAAATAGTAGTAGTTAATTGAGGAGAGATAAAAGTAGGGAATTGGGGCACGATCGGatggaaagaaaagagagaaccCACATgcatattattcatatttttattacgTTACATCCTAGTACATTACATATAGAGGGAGTAGAGTGCATGGCTGCACTTAAACACGTAGGGTCGAAGTGGTTGAGATGTGTATGCATTAATGCAGCATCTTCCTTCCATTTACAGTGTAGTTGCTTCCTTGGCCATCACTTCCTCCTCCGTAGCCTCCTCCTCCGCCACCTCCTCCATGTCCTCCTCCATGaccaccacctccaccacctccatgaccaccacctccacctcctccatGACCACCTCCTCCCCCACCGCCTCCATgacctcctccacctccaccacctccATGACCgcctccaccaccaccatgACCAGctccacctccaccacctccATGACCGCTGCCTCCACCTCCTCCATGACCACCTCCTACACCACCTCCTCCGCCTTGGTAGCCACCTCCACCTTGACCACCTCCTTGGCCACCACCTTGGCTGCCTCCCTGTCCTCCTCCTTGGCCACCGCCTACACCACCTCCTCCTCCTTGGCTGCCACCTCCACTACCCCCTCCACCTTGACCACCTCCTTGGCCACCACCTTGACCGCCTCCCTGTCCTCCTCCTTGGCCACCGCCTAcaccacctcctccaccttGACCACCTCCTTGGCCACCACTTTGACCGCCTCCCTGTCCTCCTCCTTGGCCACCGCCTAcaccacctcctccaccttGACCACCTCCTTGGCCACCTCCTTGGCCACCACCTTGACCGCCTCCCTGTCCTCCTCCTTGACTACCTCCTTGGCCACCACCCTGACCACCACCTACACCACCACCTCCGCCTTGACCACCTCCGGTACCACCTCCTCCTTGACCACCTCCTTGGCCGCCACCACCCTGACCACCACCTCCGCCTTGACCACCTCCGGTACCACCTCCTCCTTGACCACCTCCTTGGCTGCCACCACCCTGACCACCACCTACACCACCACCTCCGCCTTGACCACCTCCGGTACCACCTCCTCCTTGACCACCTCCTTGGCCGCCACCACCCTGCCCTCCTCCATAACCACCACCTCCATGGCCGCCACCGCCACCACCTCCTtgtccaccaccaccacctccatgGCCACCACCGCCGCCACCACCTACATGTccaccaccaccgccaccgCCTCCATGTCCACCTCCATGtccaccacctccaccaccacctcctccatgtccaccaccacctccacctccgTGCCCTCCTCCATAACCGCCAGCACCATGATTTCTTACATCATCTACATGGTTTGCTTCCGCTGAAAAGATTAAACAAAACTTGTTATATTCTATATTGAGTTTGAAAATTGTGCATGGGCCATCATGTATTATAATCAACAATTACAAAAAAACACTTATAACGTATGCAATCTGCTGCAATtctaaatttatagaaaaatatcaaTCCTTTAATCAATAGAGTCCATGGAATTGTTTCCCATGACTTTTTTTCCCTCCTCCCTTGATACCatgcaaaattgaaaaaaacagGAGCAGAATGTCTACGGATACTAACGTTTTTGAGGTTCGGCTACCATGGTTCCAGCCTCAACAGCATTTGAGCAACAGCTCATGCATCCAAATCTGCCATAGCCACCGCAACAACCGTGTTGGCACCTGGCATTTGCATCATCTAGCTGATTTATATCCTCTGCAACATGTtgataaaaattgttattttctaCATTTAATCAGGAATTTGTACTGTTTAGCAAAATCATTTATATCAGATCGAAAATATATCACAGCTGAATGAAGAGACACGTAAAATTGaaaatctttcattttcttttaaatgcaCTGGATTTTTCTGAAGATTGCATGAAACCAGTTATttcagaaaacaaaagaaacagaaaggaaaaaaaaaaagaggttttCGGGCAAACAGGGAAAACAAGGAGAGGGGAAGAAATAGCTATACTAACGATTTTTCTCATCTATAGATGTCTCAGCCAACACCACAGAAGAGACCAGAATATCGACTGCAAATAAGAGACTGAGGAAAACGAAAGCCTTGTAATTCATTTTCACTAGCTAGAAAGACTAGAAAGGATATGGATTGCTAGCATTTCCTGAACCAGAATTTATAGGGCTGGAGGGGCACTATGAGATGAAAAATGTGGGTGAGAGCAAGACAGCGGAAATTAAAGGGGTTTTGTCATATGCCACCTAAAAATTTTGATGCGTTATGAAGATTTTGGCCCCTGGTATTCATTTCAAAGCCCATCTCTTTGATTTTGTGTAGGTTTTGGGGTTTACGTGAGAGCCAGCTGGATGATCTGAGCTGAGGAAGGACTCAGATGCGGCAACTGGCAAATGAATTAAGCTAATTTGCACCGATTGCACCAACATTGTGACATtagatttcatgtttttttgttcaataGTCAATCTGGGTTTTAAATATCCTGTCCTCATGCATATATGAACACAGATTTTTATATGTACTTGTTCAATAGTCAATCTGGGTTTTAAATATGCTGTCCTCATGCATGTATGTACACAGATTTTTATATATAACCTTTCCTCACGCATATGTGAACACAAAATTTTATACACATCCTTTGCTCATTAACATGTGAACACAGGTTTTTGATGTATATCCTCTCCTCATGCATGTCTAAACGCAGGCCAGCTATCCTGATGATCACTTTGTGGGTTTACGTTGTTCGGTGGATCTTCGGTGGAACCACTGTAGAATGTGTCGAGCTGAACTagtatatttatatgattaaaactaGGTATGGATGAATGAGAAATTCAGCTCAAAACAACCTATTTGATACCAGGAGATGtggtgattaaaaataaataaataaaggaaagaaaaaaaacctctaaCAAAGTGAAAGTGGGTGAGTTACTGAGTTATTCACCAGTAATTTATTAAATTCTCATCATACAAAACGATAAAAACTCTAACTTTTGCATAAATCATAATACTCAAATATCGTAAAACAATATGATTTTCACAACAGAAAATTGAGAAGAGAAAACATACTTTGATCTATGAGAGATTtatgaagaaaatcaaatgtaatagCAAACTGTGTTTCTCTCTTTTTGACCCCTTACGTTTGATAGATGTTTTACtgataaagagaaaaattaatatCTCTTTTTTGGGTAGAGAGAGTATAAGTCCCAGAAACACTCATTATCCCACTTTCCATCAAAGTAAGCAgttaattatcaaaaaatttctcaaaacaaACCAATAGAATTTTAgttagtattatttatttattaaacaataaTTGATATTTCAAACTTAAAGGACACATGGACCACTTCATAAAAAATGCTAATAATAGTTGTTGGAAAATgtctcaaatttttataaatgtttttttaaaaaaatattatatagaatatttttaaagttgatatattattacaaTATTGGATTTCTTTATTCAATAAGGAAGATTATTAGGAATacttcaatatatattttaggtCATAAGGGAAAATGTTATAAGATGGAGATAGACTTGTAAAAATtatatgagatggagatggataGGGATGTGAGGAAAAATGGGAAGTACCTGGTGGATTGAGCAAAAGGCTTAGGGTGAAGATACAAGGAGTGGAACATGAgatgtttcaaaaatttaatagaTAACTATTGCTatcttttgtaatattttctatgGTATAGTGGAATGATTATCTCTTATCTGTGGATTTAGGTATGATTGGTCGAATCACGTTAAAACAGCATGTACATATTTGTGtggattgttttatctttgtgttatTGAACTAACATGTTTGTATTAAAGCTTTTATTGACATAACAAACTGCTATCAAAGCCTAGGGTGAAGATTCTTGGAAGAGCCAAAGAGAACAAAGCACATGAAGATGACAAAAGGAATTTTAGTTGGAGGTGAAGTTGATTGTTCTCTCTTTGggatatcattaaaaaaaaaatgtctatcATGGAAAGATAGAAAATTGACTTCATGAAATTTGATTCAAGGTAGAGATTATTGAAAAGTATTTCGGATTCTATTTTTTTGAGCCACTTGGAAAGTCATTTATAATTTCTTAACAGAAAATATTCTTGTAAAGGAGTTTTCTATTACTATAAAGGAAATATCGTATTATGAAAtgcatatttaataattataaaattagctTCCTATCTGAAATCTTCCGatgtaattagaaaaatatataggaagAGATATGACTAAAGAGTGAGTCTGGTATTTTAAGCGTACTTGGGACTTTGGGATTTGAAAGCTCTAAGGTTGTAATCTCTTCCCATGAATGTAAGCTTTAAGTCAAACCATGCAAATCGTTGTGTGCtttgtgtgtttgtgtgtttatgttttcattctcttattcttttccccttattattattttgtcatgGTTCTTAACAACAAACTAGTATCAAAGCACAAGATGaagatttttggaagaatcaAAGGTAACATAGCATACAGAGGATGGCAAAAGGAATTTAGTGGAAGGTGAAGTTGATTGGTCTCTCGTCATGATGTGATACAAAAAGTGTCATAGAGAAATGGAAAATTGACTCaatgaaatttgatttaagGTAGAGGTTGTTGGAAAATAtcctaaattcctaattagAATAAATTCATTTCTGTAAAGAACAttgtatataatatttcttaagttgatatattattataatattttatttccttatttaataagaaaagttattaggaataacattataaatattataagtcatgaaaaaaaaaaagttatgagattgAGATAAACTTGTAAAAACTATAAGAGATGGATTAGAGATGTGAGAAAGAATGGGATGCACTCTTTCAGGAACCTAATAGTTGTATTTATGGTAtagtaaaatgattttctttcatcGATCTTTGAATGTAAGTATGGTTAGATAAACCATGTTAAAAGCTCATGTACTTTTGTAtggattgttttatctttgtgttcttgaactaacagaCACAACAATAGTAAATCCTCATATGGTTTTCATTTGGGTTGTTTTTAGAAACCCTAAACCTGTTATGatttagttttagaaaaaaacGTTAAATGGGAATTAGATGAAGATTTATTGCAGAGTcaaaatattaagattgttGGTTGTAATAGAATTTATTGGAATagtagttgatatttttttattggttgacatgttagaaattttaaaaattaattgatgatgatgatgatgatattaaCTATTTCAATGTGGTAGTGTAGTAACTATGTGGAATTGAAATTTATTGGTGATTTATTAGTgttgaaaatgtcaaaatttttaagtattgttatatgtttaaaataattgttttatatcattGGGTATTATTATTTGAGTTGAGATTGaacaataatattatattgTATTAACTTTACATTCATGGTtgtatagaaagaaaaataaagaaatagttgtatgaaatggaaaggaaaatgaaaaaaaaaccaaaaaaggcaatttatgaaaaaaaaaatgagaaacgaAAAGACTTTCAAGAGAACGAATTAAAAAGAGAGTAAGATTGTTTGTATGAAAGACAGTTTATCCTATGAATACTTTGAATGAGGAGTGTATTAAGGTGTGGACACACATCATTTGGTGaaagtttgaaaagaaaattgcaCTATATATGATTGTGTGTACATGATCATTATCATGAGtgtaaatttcatttatttgagttttaattaTAGTGAGTCATatgcttttatatattttaaatatttcataagGTGAGTGTTCCAATGAATTGAAATTCCCTATGTTATTTACTTAACCTAAATATGTTAGGTCATAAATATgctaatattaaataaatattctatGTTAAGCTTATCAAACTCTTGACATGTTCATCTCATTAAAATCTAATTAGTCTTAATCGTGGATAACTATGGTGTTTTAATATTCATGTTAAGCTTTTATATAATGTAAACTATTATATTTTCCCTCGGGTGTAAACACCCT
The window above is part of the Vitis riparia cultivar Riparia Gloire de Montpellier isolate 1030 chromosome 12, EGFV_Vit.rip_1.0, whole genome shotgun sequence genome. Proteins encoded here:
- the LOC117926058 gene encoding glycine-rich cell wall structural protein-like — protein: MNYKAFVFLSLLFAVDILVSSVVLAETSIDEKNQDINQLDDANARCQHGCCGGYGRFGCMSCCSNAVEAGTMVAEPQKPEANHVDDVRNHGAGGYGGGHGGGGGGGGGGHGGGGGGQGGGGGGGHGGGGYGGGQGGGGQGGGQGGGGTGGGQGGGGGVGGGQGGGSQGGGQGGGGTGGGQGGGGGQGGGGQGGGQGGGGTGGGQGGGGGVGGGQGGGQGGSQGGGQGGGQGGGQGGGQGGGQGGGGGVGGGQGGGQGGGQSGGQGGGQGGGGGVGGGQGGGQGGGQGGGQGGGQGGGGSGGGSQGGGGGVGGGQGGGQGGSQGGGQGGGQGGGGYQGGGGGVGGGHGGGGGSGHGGGGGGAGHGGGGGGHGGGGGGGGHGGGGGGGGHGGGGGGGHGGGGGGGHGGGHGGGGGGGGYGGGSDGQGSNYTVNGRKMLH